Genomic window (Arachis hypogaea cultivar Tifrunner chromosome 13, arahy.Tifrunner.gnm2.J5K5, whole genome shotgun sequence):
TCAACAAAAGAAGCCAGATAAACACTTCAGCTTTAGATTCTGCATGTAGAGAAAGAGGGACAACCTGACTTGATAGGTGGATTAATGCAGGAAAACAATGAGTAGCTATGGCACGAAGCAATGAGAAGAACTTGAGCCGATGCTCTGGGTAATCTTCAAAGTTTTTAGTAATCATCTGCAGAAAGAAAATCCAGTTGATATTTCTTTCCAGAAACAACAATTTTACAACAACGAAGCCTTATCCCACTAGATGGGAATAGATTTACAACATACCATGAAGAAAAAATTTCTATATTAACCATAATATGCAAATTAAAATCTCAAGTAACAACAAACCACAATACAGCACTTAAACAGTAGGGCAGCAATCACATTATAATGCCAAGCTATACTATTTTTATGATAACAAATTACTCTACACAGTTACCTCAAGTGTGCACTGGAAAACAGCTTCAAATATGCGAGGTACATCATCAATCATTGCAGCTTTATACCTGGCAAGCACATACACACAGAGACAGATAGAGACAGAGGAAGTGAGTCAGTGTAAGCATTCACAATATAACTATCAACCTAAATTTGTCATAGGGTTGGCATTTTGGAAAAATAAATGGGGAAAAACAAATGAGTAGAAGCATACTTGTTTACAATTGTGGCAAAAAGGGACAAAACCTCCGATTCTCTTGCATCAGGAACATTCCTAGCATAATCTCCAAGAACAGGATCCATCATTGGTGGCACAAATTGTTTCCCGATTTGTGGTTGATCTTCAGCCTTATCCAAGAATGTCTCAATAAGCTTAAGTGTCTCCCTCTTAACCGAACTGCATCCATGAAGCACATGTATATATAAGCAACTAAACAGTAACCCAGtttgcataaaaaaaagcaaCTAAACAGTAACACTGTCTGCACCACAAAGGAAGGGTTATCATACCGTAATAGTTTCACATAAGATGTTCTTGATGCAAATGGTCCTCCTTCTGAAATACTCTTGGAAATAAGCTCACTGTACATCCTGTTTTAGGGTGGAAATGGTTGAGCATTCatcagaaataaataataaaattacaatACGTTCACAATACACACAACATCGAAAGAACAAACCTGTATACATTCAGCATGTCCAAAAATATCAATGTAATTTGGGGGAGAAAATATGTCCCTAAAGAAGATGCAACACTTGTATTCGTCTGCAATTTTCAAGAGACTAAAATTAAACCATACCATCATATAAGAAAATATCTACGAAAAGTGAGACCCTTGGAATTGACAATTTATCATATCAATTATTCAATTACACATTATAACCTAGCAGAAACCCGAACCATGGTGACAAGCCTACAACAGTCAAATAACAAGCAGCGGGAAACATTCTACTATGCTATCACGAAGTTGAGTACAAGGATGAATTGGTAATTGTCAAAGAATGTCATCCCGAAACTAGACATGAGTAGGAGAAAAAATGGTCATTGGCTGAGTCAACAAACAAATCATTCAAAGTTTTCCACCACTGACGACCTTATACTGTGCAATAGACTGCACAAAGGTAAAATATTAAGGAATAGACAGCCGAATATCTATGAATTTTGAGGGTATTACCTGCAATATATTAAGCACGGTACGAATTACATCTTGATCCTTCAAGAAGTCCACATTTTGATGTGCCTGCCCTATAATTTCCATCCATTTCTGGAGGAAAATAGAGGAAATTACAAACTCCAACAATTAGCTTCTATAGAAAccccaaagaaaaaagaaaacaaattcaTGTACATAGCAAgacagtttaaaaattaaaatagctcATCACGAAAATAAAATACATGATTTGGGAGTTCCATCAATCGTTGAAGATATTCATCTCTCTTATGTGTATCAGACTCTGCTTGAATCATGTGACCGACCTAGaatacaataataattaaatatccacAAATACAACTAACTAAATAAAAACGAACTTAAGATCGAAGACATACAGATTCATAGAAAGAGTGTATCTGATGGGGTTCTAGATCTGCAATTGTGGTTGCAAGGCCTGATAACAGTTCCGATACAAATGGCTCATTTTCCCCAACCTGAAATAGCAATTTTGGATTGGCACATTTATTGATTTTTGGAGAAATGCCAAGTTCTACGTTATTACTACTTTTGGAAGCTCTTTTCAGAAACTACATTGTGTTACGAAGTATTCACTATAGAGCAAAAACATGAGAAACGAGCAATTAGAAGCCCTGATACCTGGGTGATCACAAATTTACGCTTGCACTTCTGGACAATTTTCAGGAATGTATCACAGGCCATATCCTGaataaaaaacatagaaaagaCAATTATCAAATACTGATTATTGCCCACCGAAAATATATGCAACTTCAAACAATATTCCCTTCGAGTTCACAGAAAAAATACCAGCAATGCTGGCCAAAGCAAGTACAGGGTACACATAGAAACACTACAACCATAAGGTGGGTTGGTTGTGTCTACATACCCCCACATATATTATTATAATGAagggtggagagagagagagagagagagagagagagagatttataAATAGAACAGAAATACCAAAACAAATAATTCGACATTCATTGCTAAGTAGTTCTGTAATTTCATAATTAATGTTTATACATCTCCCAATAATATTGAAAATAATACACTGGTAATAATTGCAGTGAACTTTCAAAGCAGGAAAAATAACCTGAACTCCAGGATGAGTCTCATGCATAAACTCAAACAATTTATTAACAACAGTTTTAAGGAACTTCCAATGAGCTCTTAGAAATCGTGGATATTGCCCGACAACATACCTGTCGATAAAAGAAACATATTAATACATTATGCAGAAATATTTTGCAAAAACAAAAGCAACAAGGCAAGCAGAAACAATTCTTACATGATATTACTTGCAATAACAGCTTTGTTATCTTTTCCCTTTGTGATTTCACATAGATTCAATAAATCACGAATGACCATAACCAAAAATCTGTTTTCCTGCCAGAAatccaaaattttatttataaacgtCAGGGAAAAGCAAAACATTTCATAAAATAATGAAATATAAGAAATAGAAATGCACTCCATATTGATAAATTTAACCAGTTAAAAAAAGGAATCTAATACATACATTAGACCTATATAAATCAAAATGAAACCATGAGAGAAACAgagatttgttaaaaaaaatataaggcaATATGTATCTGAAATATTAGATGCCATGGTAAACATTGATCCTTTTTAGATATGACCAAGTAAATAAATATGGTAGTCCTCACTTCTCAGGACTACAACATGGTAAAAGACTTGAAGTTAAAACTACGAGCACTACCAGAATAAGAGAAATTCCTCGACAATAATTATCACTATTCAAAGCACTAACATCGAAGAAAATGGAGCAATGGGGGGATGACAATTAAGATAAGCCGTTAAGCTAAAGTACCTGTTCCTCCATCATGGAACCAGATATAGATCCTATTGCCCAACACAATGTGTTCAAATTGTTCCACGACCAATCCTCACCACTCAATTGTTTACTTAATTTCCTCAGCATCTGTATATTACACAATATGTTAACGAAACAAGCCATATAAAGGTCAATCAGCAAGACACTGGACGATTTCATAATATCCCTTTTAATGCCATCACTTTAAACCAAAACATGCCCATACCACTATAGTACTGTATTCTATCAGATTTTAGATAATTAATCTTATATTACAAGTAACATTTAACATAAAATTGGAAATCGTGGTTCCCTAAATATAAAGTCAGCTTATCTTGAAACAACATAAATTGGGCAACAATAACTTGAATGATAAGAAACCAAAGAATGATATCATTGTCTTTCCCAGCAAAATGAAAAAGGATGCTTTCCAATTCACATACCTGTTTTTCAGTATCGTCATGGTCAAGATGTGATAAGTAAATAAGAGTCTCCCTCATAATCTGTATAAGCCAAAAATGATGAGTGGAAGTCAGATTTAACAATATATTCTGAAAAGGCCATCAATCAAAAGATAGCATTCAGAGTAAACTAGCTTCAAtgcatttttcttctttaatattaGTAGTCCGCTCATAACCTTATATTGAACAAGAACATCATTGTCCTTCAAGGTTTCTCGAACTATATTCCCATTTTCATCTTCAACTATGAGAACTTCTTCAGGCTTTGCCATACGGCATATCATAAGCAATCTCAACTTTGACATGGGGCCAGCATAAAGCTGACGCCGCTGAAGAAGCTGCGAACCATGCCCATCAACCATACCAGGGTGCATTGATGGAACCTGATCATTCCATCACGAATCATCGTCAGCAAATAGTACATTAGGAGCACACAAAAGAAGAAAGACGAGGTATAACATATCAAAGACAGCTAACCATTGACCTTCCCAAAATAACAGCTTTAAAACTGAATGGTTTGAGaaacccttttttttttggttggggGGGTTAAGATTTAGACTCTATCTTGTGACGTGAAAATATTTTGAAGTTGTTCAAATAAATAAGAATTGGCAAAAGAGGAGATCTAAGAGGAATTGagtaaaaggaaaacaaaaaggaCGGTAGACATTGAAACCAATTATGTTCCTTTGCTTTTGCCTTTTGTTTTCTAGATAGAAAAAAGGAAAATGTATTAGATGAGAAGAGAGTAGACAAGAACAGGATTAGATATCTTATTTTTCCCCCATTTAATAACAATTACAACCTTTTACGCATTATCAATCaaaaaacaaataggcaaataaatGATGTACTGTGAACACTAACCTCACAAGAAAATCATATATTCTATAATTTCAACAATCAGAGTCCCAACTACGGAGATAATACCTGAAGTCCCATCAGATTTGCAGAAGCAGCAGGATTATCCAAACTACGGTGAGGCTCAAACAGCTCCGATACCAAGCAATTCCAGTAGTCCAGACAGACCTGTTGTATCAACAAACAAGGAATAATCTGAACTTCAGTATTCAGAACAGAAGGCAGGAACAAATACTTTTGTAGTATGCACATGCAGGCTAACAGACACACTGTTGGTTGTGGTTGAAGAGCATGACTATCAGCAATATCAAGATTAGAGACAACTTTGGATATATGTAGAGAGGGGAAAAaaaacatttcaaaatcaacAGACCTTAAAGACCTCGGTATCGTCCACATATGAAATGTTGATAAGATACTCTAGGCCCAGCAGTAAAGCAGATATGTTCTCTTGGGTGGTTTCAAGGATGCGAATGTGAACCTGCATAAATACATGGAAACTGTTAAGAGAAACAGTAAACAGAAAAAGCAAGGGGTAGGGAATGAGAAATACAATTAAAAGAAGAGATTTTTTCAACTCCAAAACCCATAACCATTGATCTATAGAGAGCCTGCAAAAATTAGACTTGCCTTGAAGAATGATGTGAAGAACAGTGCCAAATTTTGAATAAATGCCTATGAAAATGAGAAGAAGGGTCAGGAAAACAATTCACAGTCAATTCTTTCGATAAGTAAATCAGGATGTTTGTTCAGAAAATTACAAAGACCCACTTGTTCCTCACTTGAGCCATGTGCATATGCCTCGGGTATATTTGTAGTAAGTGGAAGTATGCCCtacattgaataaaaaattatcccATAAACAACGAAAACTAGATTATATTAAGCTCAAAATAGAATCAACTGAATAATTGAACACTATACAACTATACACAAAGAAAACAACCAAAACACACCTGCAATTGGACCACAAATATACTATACATCTTCACATACTGCACATCATAGTAATTTCCAAATTGAAGGGATGCTACCtacaaagatttaaaaaaaaaataaatgttatcataaaaaatttcagGTAAAAATATAAGCATTCATATGATGAAACATACCTCTGTTAAACATTGCAATGTCAAATTCCTATATGCTGTAATTGGGAAAAACTTAAGGAGTGTCTCAAGCTGTGacgtaacaaatataaaattatcagTTTGTGAATTTTCCCATAGAATACCATTAAAGCAGAAAAAAGGGCCTACCAATGTTGATTCAAATATATAACCCAGGGGAATCCAGGATAAGAAGGCATGCAAAGTAGAGAGAGTGGCACGTATGAGCTCAGTCCTCTGCGATGCTGATAACACATATAAGCATAACTCATGTATGAGTTGAAATTCACTGCAAAGAAGAAAGTAGAATAATTAGCAAAAATGTTGCAGAAATATTCAAATAACCAAGCACGAAACAAGCAAAATCATGTATGATGAATTCTGGAATAAAAGGAACCAGGTGATGCTATTAAGTTAAATTGTCAACTAATTACAAGACACAGATAGAAAGTACTAAAACCccaatgtttaatttttcaaagatgattttgtttttcataaaatCCTACCAATCAACAAACATATCATTTTGTTTCAGTCAACCCAATGCAACCTGCCAGTGAGTAGATGCATCTAGCAATTAACAAATACTGCAGTAACAACTATAGTGTTTTCTCCCAACTAGTCATTTTCAATAATTGGTTGACCTAGCCATTCATATAAGCAGTTATAATAGCTCACTAGTCTTTCAATCAATACACCACTTGcaaaagagaacaaaaatatttttcagggaAAAAAGTTCATCAAAGCAACAGAAATACAGTGAGGCGAGAATAAGATTTCCTCCATCAGAACAAAAATACCAAAAATGCTACAGAAAAACTCCCCTAATAACCTCAAGAATGGCAGTGGCCATGGAGAGCACATTTCCTATGCAAATCAGTACACAAAACACCCTTAAAACACCAATTGGCTTAGGAGCCAAAAGAAACCAAGAACTTTTGATCCCACAACCAACCAACACATCAACAGACTTCAACTGAAAAACTTCACAAAACCCAAGCACTTCTCCCTATCAAACACACTGCAGAATACCAAACATTGCACATCATGATCCTAAGTCCAAAAATCTTTTCTTCTAGCCAACATTTAAACCTTATTTACTTGAAACAGAAATTATGAAACTCCATGAAGGCATCCTATAAATCTATTGCTTCAAAACCAATAACTAAATCTACAGAACTCCAGCTTAATAGAAAGAGAAATGGAAAAGCAACCATCAAAGAAAATTTTCAGATCACATGAAATTTCTGTATAAAAGCGATCAAGAGTTACCTGTTCAATGATTGCTTAAGCTCCTTAATCTTCTGCTGAGTCATCTCTCctcttgaaaaatcaaaaacctcTTCACTCAAAagctgaaaaaaaaattgaatttagtACTCGCTGTTAggacaaaaataaaagttttaaaaaaataagataagctGACTTTCAACACATGATAAACTTACTTTCAATATAGCCATACAATTCTCACAaattgtttcactagtttttgcCGCTGCGACAAGGTCAGGAATAAACTTCTCCCATCTTGTTGGCCAATCGTGCTTCAAAATCTGCATGAGATAAACAGATCATTGTATGGGTTTTAGCTGTGCGCAAATTCATGATTATATAGCAAAGGCCAGGGGAATGAAAATAAGAACTCAACGCAAAGAATGTTCCTGAATCCAGATTTTGGACGAATTGTAAAAGAATTGGCAGCCTTCatctcaaaaaataattaaaaagaaaacaatcgatttaaataataaaatagactttcaagtttcaacaatTAGGTAGCAAGAGAAAAATAATTTGAGAGATGAAAATGAAGAGGTGTGCAACATTAAGAACCTTGAACTCATACAACGTGCACTGGATAATGGGGTTACAAAGCTAACAGAATAACTACTAAAAACAACATTAGGGCATTTGTTACCTGGACTAATATGATATTGAGTTTGTTGACATACAACCTTTCAGTCCGAAATGATGCATCATTGCTAGAAAGCTGTGCAATGAAAGTACAACAATATCAATGATGCAGGGAAACTAGGTATCCGGAAAAAAAGATGATGAATATCAACGTATGTCTGATTAGCTAAATGTTTCTTCTTTCTCCAAATGCAGCTGATACCTGTACAATAACATCAGAGATGAAATTTTTCATTCCGTCTCGCTGCTCGACAGGTAGTGCATTCCATCTATACTTAATTACACCTTCTAGAACCTGTATGTACAAgccaaaaaaaaaacatgtagTAAGAAGGCAGCTAAA
Coding sequences:
- the LOC112737215 gene encoding protein EXPORTIN 1A, with product MAAEKLRDLSQPIDVPLLDATVAAFYGTGSKEERSAADQILRDLQNNPDMWLQVMHILQNTQNLNTKFFALQVLEGVIKYRWNALPVEQRDGMKNFISDVIVQLSSNDASFRTERLYVNKLNIILVQILKHDWPTRWEKFIPDLVAAAKTSETICENCMAILKLLSEEVFDFSRGEMTQQKIKELKQSLNSEFQLIHELCLYVLSASQRTELIRATLSTLHAFLSWIPLGYIFESTLLETLLKFFPITAYRNLTLQCLTEVASLQFGNYYDVQYVKMYSIFVVQLQGILPLTTNIPEAYAHGSSEEQAFIQNLALFFTSFFKVHIRILETTQENISALLLGLEYLINISYVDDTEVFKVCLDYWNCLVSELFEPHRSLDNPAASANLMGLQVPSMHPGMVDGHGSQLLQRRQLYAGPMSKLRLLMICRMAKPEEVLIVEDENGNIVRETLKDNDVLVQYKIMRETLIYLSHLDHDDTEKQMLRKLSKQLSGEDWSWNNLNTLCWAIGSISGSMMEEQENRFLVMVIRDLLNLCEITKGKDNKAVIASNIMYVVGQYPRFLRAHWKFLKTVVNKLFEFMHETHPGVQDMACDTFLKIVQKCKRKFVITQVGENEPFVSELLSGLATTIADLEPHQIHSFYESVGHMIQAESDTHKRDEYLQRLMELPNHKWMEIIGQAHQNVDFLKDQDVIRTVLNILQTNTSVASSLGTYFLPQITLIFLDMLNVYRMYSELISKSISEGGPFASRTSYVKLLRSVKRETLKLIETFLDKAEDQPQIGKQFVPPMMDPVLGDYARNVPDARESEVLSLFATIVNKYKAAMIDDVPRIFEAVFQCTLEMITKNFEDYPEHRLKFFSLLRAIATHCFPALIHLSSQQLKLVMDSIIWAFRHTERNIAETGLNLLLEMLKKFQGSEFCNQFYRTYFLTIEQEIFAVLTDTFHKPGFKLHVLVLQHLFCLLETGVITEPLWDAATNPLPYSSNAVFVREFTIKLLSTSFPNMTSAEVTQFVTGLFESTKDLSTFKTHIRDFLVQSKEFSAQDNKDLYAEEAAAQRERERQRMLSIPGLIAPSELQDEMVDS